The Styela clava chromosome 3, kaStyClav1.hap1.2, whole genome shotgun sequence genome includes the window GGGCAAAGTCAAACTAATTATCCTGACAGAGTACGCCCGTCCGGAAACCAATCGAAGAAATTCTATCTGCAGTGATTGACTAAAACTGTTcacaaaaatttttgcaaatgaGAAAGGGAATGTAATCGCTTGGACGAAAAAAAGTATTCGGTCTATAAGAATAATAACTTAATAAGTATAAGATAATTGTAAGATATTTCTTTCTTGTGGGCCCCGGCGGCGCGTATTTTCGAGGTATTTAATAGCGTAAAGTCTAATTGGGCAGCTTCAGCTAAAATATTATCATATCATTCGCTAAATTTTCACGTTGATTCTGTTCATTTGGAGTTTCGAGTTTTATACATTGTATAGGCGGATATTGGATGTTATTGTGCAGTGGCTAAACTTCTTTCCGGACAAGAAGCTACTGATATGCGATCgtacacatatttattgtagtgaataaattttatttcaatgtttacGATTTTCTTACCATCGCTTGCAGACGACAGCACACAGAGATAGGTCTCGTAGTTTGTATAGAAGCGATGTCGATGAGAATGATACCATTGTTTATCTGCGAACAAATAAAAGATCGAATATGTTAAAGAAAATTAGACGTCTTCTAATAACAACGTTATGAAAACCAGAACCTTGGACTTGAGAGGATTCAATATTGATGCCTGATCTTCTTTGTGATTGACcatctaaaaataatttttcaaaaaagtatTGATGAAATTTATGGTATTGTGGATTGAAAAATTCATAATCTTTCTTGTTAATGGGGGCGCAATGGTTTGCAACACTTCGAAATAAAACGATAATTGAATGGGATATTTTGTTCTTGTGTGATGACATCATAACCATCTCATTAAAATTGCGGCGAGACTCACCCGTTTGTGAATATATCCAATAATAACCCAAAGAGTCCCGCCTCACATCATCGATGATTGAAACATGAGCATCTAATTTGTTCCTTTTAGAAATACGAACTGTTAGCATTCAGTTACTTTTTACACTCTATTGAAGCACAATTTTTAGATAAATAAATCCTTCGCAAATAAGCTTACTTGGGATATTTGTATAAGTAAACATTCATATCGTTCTCTGTTGTATTGAAAGGTACCATGAGGTGACATCCCCACAAAACATTCCAGTCCCAGGTATTTACACCAAGTGTGAGATACCATACTCCGCATAACTAAAAGTAAGAGATTTTAGTACAAATAGCTTTGAGTGTCAGAATTTCAAGCCATAGTGCGTTTAATTGTGTTGTTTTAATTGCCGAGGTAACATTCGAAATTAAGTCTGGGTTATTCTTACTTGTTATTGatgttacaaaaacaaacagAACTTGATTACAATTGTAGTTAATACGACAACATAAAATAACAGCTTACACGTTTCAAGTCGATTTCTTTTCCTGAATATATTTTTCGACTCCGCGCGATTGTTAAAAGCACAAGAATCACGAAAACAGAACCAAATCTACACTTCATCGTTTTAACAGCATCAAATCTTGAGTGAGGGATAGGCTTAAGGAACAATAAGCTATATTGTGTATATAATGTCTGCAATAGAAATATCAATAGAGGCTAAGTGCATAATTCGTGTCGCAATGCTGTTTCCTGTTTCCTGTGCATACTCTGGATTGGCtcggtggtgtggcgcat containing:
- the LOC120342881 gene encoding uncharacterized protein LOC120342881: MKCRFGSVFVILVLLTIARSRKIYSGKEIDLKRLCGVWYLTLGVNTWDWNVLWGCHLMVPFNTTENDMNVYLYKYPKNKLDAHVSIIDDVRRDSLGYYWIYSQTDGQSQRRSGINIESSQVQDKQWYHSHRHRFYTNYETYLCVLSSASDGQKILQCFTRTPSLSGEEISKLTSFATEQGIDAATLTTFGCGDLVPSDYLLG